A genomic region of Pristiophorus japonicus isolate sPriJap1 chromosome 20, sPriJap1.hap1, whole genome shotgun sequence contains the following coding sequences:
- the LOC139232477 gene encoding uncharacterized protein isoform X3 — MDNYCLEQQNMLGMLLELPDPVLDQMMHDEKLLSAGLQKALSTLQNSTEKWQDINKCMFKIVQDDTDSDSTDSLGEQLYDLVDIHNTGHSEKITGMLLELGRNEVKKLVNDSQLLEQKIDTAQEVLEQKMPNERKVSINSDSDDVKEKLGEKIFEQVEKIDPQNCAYITGMLLEIDPSAIQELLTDRLALQAAVERAKVVLSQSATPNSSCLLINEDGSDLDSETEKLGEELYCYINSTKYSEHSSRITGMLLEMPQNSLAELLRSPEQLTEKIQIAALALKDG, encoded by the exons ATGGATAACTATTGTTTGGAGCAGCAGAATATGCTAG GGATGTTGCTGGAACTCCCAGATCCTGTGCTGGATCAGATGATGCACGATGAGAAGCTGCTGTCTGCTGGCCTTCAGAAAGCACTTAGCACACTTCAGAATTCTACAGAGAAATGGCAAGACATAAATAAATG TATGTTTAAAATTGTGCAAGACGATACGGATTCGGATTCTACTGATTCATTAGGGGAGCAGTTGTATGACCTGGTGGACATCCATAACACTGGACACAGTGAGAAAATAACAG GTATGCTGCTGGAATTAGGGCGGAATGAAGTAAAGAAATTGGTCAATGACTCACAACTGTTGGAACAAAAGATTGACACTGCACAGGAAGTGCTTGAGCA AAAAATGCCTAATGAGAGGAAAGTGTCCATCAATTCCGATTCTGATGATGTgaaagagaaactgggggagaagaTTTTTGAACAAGTAGAAAAGATTGATCCACAGAACTGTGCTTACATCACTG GAATGCTCCTGGAAATAGATCCTTCTGCCATTCAGGAGTTGCTAACTGACAGATTAGCACTTCAAGCTGCTGTGGAAAGAGCAAAGGTCGTTCTCTCGCAGTCAGCTACTCCGAATTCTTCTTGCTTGCTGATCAATGAAGATGGAAGTGATCTGGACAGTGAGACTGAAAAGCTAGGAGAGGAGTTATATTGTTACATCAACAGTACGAAATACAGTGAACATTCAAGCAGGATAACGG GTATGTTGCTCGAGATGCCTCAAAACAGCTTAGCAGAACTGCTGCGATCACCAGAACAACTGACCGAGAAGATCCAAATTGCTGCTTTAGCACTTAAAGATGGCTGA
- the LOC139232477 gene encoding uncharacterized protein isoform X1, producing MDNYCLEQQNMLGETLYNAIFPQYPEMAIKLTGMLLELPDPVLDQMMHDEKLLSAGLQKALSTLQNSTEKWQDINKCMFKIVQDDTDSDSTDSLGEQLYDLVDIHNTGHSEKITGMLLELGRNEVKKLVNDSQLLEQKIDTAQEVLEQKMPNERKVSINSDSDDVKEKLGEKIFEQVEKIDPQNCAYITGMLLEIDPSAIQELLTDRLALQAAVERAKVVLSQSATPNSSCLLINEDGSDLDSETEKLGEELYCYINSTKYSEHSSRITGMLLEMPQNSLAELLRSPEQLTEKIQIAALALKDG from the exons ATGGATAACTATTGTTTGGAGCAGCAGAATATGCTAGGTGAAACACTTTATAACGCCATCTTCCCACAATATCCAGAAATGGCCATAAAGCTCACAG GGATGTTGCTGGAACTCCCAGATCCTGTGCTGGATCAGATGATGCACGATGAGAAGCTGCTGTCTGCTGGCCTTCAGAAAGCACTTAGCACACTTCAGAATTCTACAGAGAAATGGCAAGACATAAATAAATG TATGTTTAAAATTGTGCAAGACGATACGGATTCGGATTCTACTGATTCATTAGGGGAGCAGTTGTATGACCTGGTGGACATCCATAACACTGGACACAGTGAGAAAATAACAG GTATGCTGCTGGAATTAGGGCGGAATGAAGTAAAGAAATTGGTCAATGACTCACAACTGTTGGAACAAAAGATTGACACTGCACAGGAAGTGCTTGAGCA AAAAATGCCTAATGAGAGGAAAGTGTCCATCAATTCCGATTCTGATGATGTgaaagagaaactgggggagaagaTTTTTGAACAAGTAGAAAAGATTGATCCACAGAACTGTGCTTACATCACTG GAATGCTCCTGGAAATAGATCCTTCTGCCATTCAGGAGTTGCTAACTGACAGATTAGCACTTCAAGCTGCTGTGGAAAGAGCAAAGGTCGTTCTCTCGCAGTCAGCTACTCCGAATTCTTCTTGCTTGCTGATCAATGAAGATGGAAGTGATCTGGACAGTGAGACTGAAAAGCTAGGAGAGGAGTTATATTGTTACATCAACAGTACGAAATACAGTGAACATTCAAGCAGGATAACGG GTATGTTGCTCGAGATGCCTCAAAACAGCTTAGCAGAACTGCTGCGATCACCAGAACAACTGACCGAGAAGATCCAAATTGCTGCTTTAGCACTTAAAGATGGCTGA
- the rpl28 gene encoding large ribosomal subunit protein eL28 — MSSHLQWMIIRNCSSFIIKRNKQVYSTEPNNLKSRNSFRYNGLIHRKTVGVEPAADGKGVVVVLKKRAGQRKPATSYEKITINKNGRATLNSLRHIIRKNNYRKDLRMAALRRASAILKSQKPVVVKKKRTRATKSA; from the exons ATGTCGTCTCACCTACAATGGATGATCATCCGAAACTGCTCAAGTTTCATTATTAAAAGAAACAAGCAAGTCTACAGCACT GAGCCCAACAATCTTAAGTCCAGAAACTCTTTCCGTTACAATGGACTTATTCACCGCAAAACTGTAGGTGTGGAGCCAGCAGCTGACGGAAAAGGAGTGGTAGTCGTCCTCAAAAAGCGAGCAG GTCAACGCAAACCAGCAACATCCTATGAAAAGATCACAATCAACAAGAATGGTCGTGCTACCCTGAACAGTTTGCGACATATCATCCGTAAGAACAACTATCGAAAGGATCTTCGCATG GCTGCACTTCGTCGTGCCAGTGCCATCCTGAAGAGCCAGAAACCAGTTGTGGTCAAGAAGAAACGCACCAGGGCTACCAAAAGTGCATAA
- the LOC139232477 gene encoding uncharacterized protein isoform X2, producing the protein MDNYCLEQQNMLGETLYNAIFPQYPEMAIKLTGMLLELPDPVLDQMMHDEKLLSAGLQKALSTLQNSTEKCMFKIVQDDTDSDSTDSLGEQLYDLVDIHNTGHSEKITGMLLELGRNEVKKLVNDSQLLEQKIDTAQEVLEQKMPNERKVSINSDSDDVKEKLGEKIFEQVEKIDPQNCAYITGMLLEIDPSAIQELLTDRLALQAAVERAKVVLSQSATPNSSCLLINEDGSDLDSETEKLGEELYCYINSTKYSEHSSRITGMLLEMPQNSLAELLRSPEQLTEKIQIAALALKDG; encoded by the exons ATGGATAACTATTGTTTGGAGCAGCAGAATATGCTAGGTGAAACACTTTATAACGCCATCTTCCCACAATATCCAGAAATGGCCATAAAGCTCACAG GGATGTTGCTGGAACTCCCAGATCCTGTGCTGGATCAGATGATGCACGATGAGAAGCTGCTGTCTGCTGGCCTTCAGAAAGCACTTAGCACACTTCAGAATTCTACAGAGAAATG TATGTTTAAAATTGTGCAAGACGATACGGATTCGGATTCTACTGATTCATTAGGGGAGCAGTTGTATGACCTGGTGGACATCCATAACACTGGACACAGTGAGAAAATAACAG GTATGCTGCTGGAATTAGGGCGGAATGAAGTAAAGAAATTGGTCAATGACTCACAACTGTTGGAACAAAAGATTGACACTGCACAGGAAGTGCTTGAGCA AAAAATGCCTAATGAGAGGAAAGTGTCCATCAATTCCGATTCTGATGATGTgaaagagaaactgggggagaagaTTTTTGAACAAGTAGAAAAGATTGATCCACAGAACTGTGCTTACATCACTG GAATGCTCCTGGAAATAGATCCTTCTGCCATTCAGGAGTTGCTAACTGACAGATTAGCACTTCAAGCTGCTGTGGAAAGAGCAAAGGTCGTTCTCTCGCAGTCAGCTACTCCGAATTCTTCTTGCTTGCTGATCAATGAAGATGGAAGTGATCTGGACAGTGAGACTGAAAAGCTAGGAGAGGAGTTATATTGTTACATCAACAGTACGAAATACAGTGAACATTCAAGCAGGATAACGG GTATGTTGCTCGAGATGCCTCAAAACAGCTTAGCAGAACTGCTGCGATCACCAGAACAACTGACCGAGAAGATCCAAATTGCTGCTTTAGCACTTAAAGATGGCTGA
- the LOC139232477 gene encoding uncharacterized protein isoform X4, with product MLLELPDPVLDQMMHDEKLLSAGLQKALSTLQNSTEKWQDINKCMFKIVQDDTDSDSTDSLGEQLYDLVDIHNTGHSEKITGMLLELGRNEVKKLVNDSQLLEQKIDTAQEVLEQKMPNERKVSINSDSDDVKEKLGEKIFEQVEKIDPQNCAYITGMLLEIDPSAIQELLTDRLALQAAVERAKVVLSQSATPNSSCLLINEDGSDLDSETEKLGEELYCYINSTKYSEHSSRITGMLLEMPQNSLAELLRSPEQLTEKIQIAALALKDG from the exons ATGTTGCTGGAACTCCCAGATCCTGTGCTGGATCAGATGATGCACGATGAGAAGCTGCTGTCTGCTGGCCTTCAGAAAGCACTTAGCACACTTCAGAATTCTACAGAGAAATGGCAAGACATAAATAAATG TATGTTTAAAATTGTGCAAGACGATACGGATTCGGATTCTACTGATTCATTAGGGGAGCAGTTGTATGACCTGGTGGACATCCATAACACTGGACACAGTGAGAAAATAACAG GTATGCTGCTGGAATTAGGGCGGAATGAAGTAAAGAAATTGGTCAATGACTCACAACTGTTGGAACAAAAGATTGACACTGCACAGGAAGTGCTTGAGCA AAAAATGCCTAATGAGAGGAAAGTGTCCATCAATTCCGATTCTGATGATGTgaaagagaaactgggggagaagaTTTTTGAACAAGTAGAAAAGATTGATCCACAGAACTGTGCTTACATCACTG GAATGCTCCTGGAAATAGATCCTTCTGCCATTCAGGAGTTGCTAACTGACAGATTAGCACTTCAAGCTGCTGTGGAAAGAGCAAAGGTCGTTCTCTCGCAGTCAGCTACTCCGAATTCTTCTTGCTTGCTGATCAATGAAGATGGAAGTGATCTGGACAGTGAGACTGAAAAGCTAGGAGAGGAGTTATATTGTTACATCAACAGTACGAAATACAGTGAACATTCAAGCAGGATAACGG GTATGTTGCTCGAGATGCCTCAAAACAGCTTAGCAGAACTGCTGCGATCACCAGAACAACTGACCGAGAAGATCCAAATTGCTGCTTTAGCACTTAAAGATGGCTGA